Proteins from one Cryptomeria japonica chromosome 4, Sugi_1.0, whole genome shotgun sequence genomic window:
- the LOC131074119 gene encoding cytochrome P450 76T24 — translation MVYTGKPNQITIAMFAVYMDIPLLSCYPLLLPTVASLMLFFHLWRRDSRARISLPPGPPAWPIVGNIFQLGKRPHESLYALSLKYGPIMTLHLGMKTTVVVSSPAMAKEVLKTHDNVLAGRMVIEAVKSISHHKSSLIWGEYGPYWRHLRRILTVELFSHKRLEALQHLRRDQVFHTIRLIFEDKGKVVDIGRTVFCTSLNLLGKMIFSTSVFDPHNPASAGFKDTIGKMVELSGTLNLVDFFPFLRFLDPQGVSREMAKDLKALYEFTDVFIQKRLAARRESVERKDSEQDFLDVLLDCTSEDFSLVGARNLIVELFIAGIETSTITIEWAMAEIIRSPEKLRRVRQELDEVIGSNRKVEESDINCLPYLHAAVKEIFRLHPSGPLLVPHKAESSCQIGGFVIPKDSQVIVNAWAIGRDPSVWDNPSEFMPERFLELPNSKIEYGGQNFELIPFSAGRRICPGLPLASRMIHFILASLLHSFEWVLPDGMKCEEMDMSDECGLSLKKAAQLNAIPIPRLPDHIY, via the exons ATGGTGTATACTGGAAAGCCAAACCAAATAACTATAGCCATGTTTGCAGTTTATATGGACATTCCACTGCTTTCTTGCTATCCTCTTCTCCTTCCTACAGTTGCTTCACTCATGTTATTCTTCCACCTATGGAGAAGGGATAGTAGGGCAAGAATTTCTCTTCCTCCCGGACCTCCTGCTTGGCCTATTGTCGGAAACATCTTTCAGCTGGGGAAAAGGCCGCATGAGTCTCTGTACGCCCTGTCTCTGAAATACGGCCCAATCATGACTCTCCATCTGGGCATGAAAACGACTGTGGTGGTCTCCTCTCCTGCAATGGCCAAAGAGGTCCTCAAAACGCACGACAATGTCCTCGCCGGACGGATGGTGATAGAAGCAGTCAAGTCCATTTCCCATCACAAGTCCTCACTAATTTGGGGGGAATATGGGCCTTACTGGCGCCATCTCCGACGCATTTTAACAGTCGAGCTTTTCAGCCACAAAAGACTAGAAGCTCTGCAACACCTCAGAAGAGATCAAGTCTTTCACACGATTCGACTCATTTTCGAGGACAAGGGAAAGGTTGTGGATATCGGGAGGACAGTTTTCTGCACGTCTTTGAATTTGTTAGGGAAGATGATCTTCAGCACGAGTGTTTTCGATCCACACAATCCAGCTTCTGCGGGGTTCAAGGATACCATTGGGAAAATGGTGGAGCTCTCCGGAACGCTCAATTTGGTGGATTTTTTTCCGTTTCTCCGGTTCCTCGACCCCCAAGGTGTGTCCCGTGAAATGGCCAAGGATTTGAAGGCATTATATGAGTTTACCGATGTATTCATTCAGAAGAGGCTTGCCGCCAGAAGGGAAAGCGTTGAGCGTAAGGACTCCGAGCAGGATTTTCTGGATGTTCTGCTGGATTGCACTAGTGAAGATTTCAGTCTCGTTGGTGCTCGAAACTTGATAGTT GAATTGTTTATTGCAGGTATTGAGACGAGCACTATAACAATCGAATGGGCCATGGCAGAAATCATTCGCAGTCCAGAGAAATTAAGGAGAGTGCGACAAGAACTGGATGAAGTGATTGGCAGCAACCGAAAAGTGGAAGAATCTGACATAAATTGTCTGCCTTATCTCCATGCAGCCGTGAAAGAGATATTCCGATTGCATCCGTCGGGTCCTCTGCTGGTGCCCCACAAAGCCGAAAGCTCCTGTCAGATCGGGGGATTTGTGATACCCAAAGACAGCCAGGTGATTGTGAACGCGTGGGCCATTGGGAGGGATCCTTCTGTTTGGGACAATCCATCGGAATTTATGCCTGAGAGATTTTTGGAGCTCCCGAATAGCAAGATAGAATACGGAGGGCAGAACTTTGAGCTAATCCCATTCAGTGCGGGGAGAAGAATTTGTCCTGGGCTTCCATTGGCAAGCCGGATGATTCATTTCATTTTAGCTTCTTTACTTCATTCATTTGAATGGGTACTTCCTGATGGGATGAAGTGTGAAGAGATGGACATGAGCGATGAGTGTGGACTTTCTTTAAAGAAAGCTGCACAGTTGAATGCAATCCCCATACCACGTCTGCCAGATCATATATACTAG